A part of Brassica rapa cultivar Chiifu-401-42 chromosome A05, CAAS_Brap_v3.01, whole genome shotgun sequence genomic DNA contains:
- the LOC103868708 gene encoding desiccation-related protein PCC13-62-like, with amino-acid sequence MRIIEERRSLLVPIVMVLFFFNTCHLQVMSCPMQTTNCTDQDRKLLEFPLNLEYLEAEFFLFGALGFGLDTVAPSLTMGGPSPIGAQIANLDRLTRDIVLQFAWQEVGHLRAIKKTVKGFARPLLDLSKKSFAKVMDDAFGRKFVPPFDPYANSYNYLIASYLVPYVGLTGYVGANPKLHCPASRKLVAGLLGVESGQDAVIRTMLYARAKHIVHPYGVSVAAFTDRISDLRNKLGKRGVKDEGLVVHKAMGAEENVAGNVLVGDKMSLAFDRTPEEILRIVYGSGNESVPGGFYPKGADGEIAKSYLD; translated from the exons ATGAGAATCATTGAGGAGAGAAGAAGCTTATTGGTTCCAATAGTGATGGTGTTGTTCTTCTTCAACACTTGCCATCTTCAGGTTATGAGTTGCCCCATGCAAACGACGAACTGTACAGATCAAGACAGAAAATTATTAGAGTTTCCGTTGAATTTGGAGTATCTTGAAGCTGAGTTTTTCTTGTTCGGAGCATTAGGGTTTGGTCTAGATACAGTCGCACCAAGTTTAACGATGGGAGGGCCAAGTCCTATTGGAGCTCAGATAGCTAATCTCGATCGTTTGACAAGAGATATTGTTTTGCAATTTGCTTGGCAAGAGGTTGGCCACTTGAG GGCCATCAAGAAAACGGTGAAAGGATTTGCAAGGCCGCTTCTTGATTTAAGTAAAAAATCATTTGCGAAAGTTATGGATGATGCATTCGGACGAAAATTTGTGCCACCATTTGATCCTTATGCCAATTCTTACAATTACCTCATTGCTTCATATTTGGTCCCTTATGTTGGTCTCACCGGCTACGTTGGCGCAAACCCGAAACTGCATTGTCCCGCGTCAAGGAAG TTAGTAGCCGGACTTTTGGGAGTAGAATCAGGCCAGGACGCGGTGATAAGAACAATGTTATATGCAAGGGCTAAACACATAGTCCATCCTTATGGTGTCTCGGTTGCAGCTTTTACGGATAGGATATCTGATCTAAGGAACAAATTGGGAAAAAGGGGTGTGAAAGACGAGGGGTTGGTTGTGCATAAAGCCATGGGTGCTGAGGAAAATGTGGCTGGGAATGTATTGGTTGGGGATAAGATGTCGCTTGCGTTTGATCGCACTCCGGAGGAAATTCTACGGATTGTGTATGGAAGTGGAAATGAGAGTGTCCCCGGTGGATTTTACCCTAAAGGAGCTGATGGAGAAATTGCTAAATCTTATTTAGATTAA